The Syngnathus typhle isolate RoL2023-S1 ecotype Sweden linkage group LG11, RoL_Styp_1.0, whole genome shotgun sequence genome contains a region encoding:
- the LOC133162016 gene encoding LIM domain and actin-binding protein 1-like — translation MEGTTPFSRKSWVTQSVRVTAKELSLVGGPGRSNAIAERFSKYQKAAEEINTNKRKGGFDGASSSQRTSNLSALKKRWEQAGNGGRQDKTPFISAPINNQSTFPVVARASSVSEPPRSKSPVVWRPPREDPPSIPVSDPVFTPPASPRAEDRSGMDKDAPMYSEALEEPDEQVPTSPREQQKVPLNNLKMKFEKTDTSLKDYRSTRQSASSEDMEQTSVCDRVLEKMSLREKLAKYSAAVSKQSNAKSAVTPEVLPSKISLSAIHKVIPETECNGDGSSEISKPSRKFCPPAKETCFACQKTVYPLERLAALQHIYHKSCFRCVHCSTKLSLGNFASLHGNVYCKPHFSQLFKAKGNYDEGFGHRPHKELWAPRKDGEEGEEEVAKSPEQLLEAARRRTESIESMSDKQLTPTSEESSPAVKVTDLAAHLETRLHTAGSSAEKPAETRRLRIAWPPPAGESALGAGLRSPAFEGSTAGRAWRAKWPPEDDSLSSASSSHSVERAELTSLRRSSSLRERCRPFTAAQPSLEATAIPREPRRPLKALQQWRESLEEKSSSQERKADEKVEELQRKREKSEKQIAREVVSQSSLDDVTETDHQYGEPAQEGSPLANNRSRSISPDTSASPSPPAQPKQNRTLQDVGFWDEEKVESDAEDKVESDAEDEVESDAEDKVESDAEELTAEDIIKKNRYYDDDEN, via the exons ATGGAAGGGACTACTCCGTTCAGTCGAAAGTCGTGGGTGACGCAGTCAGTGCGTGTCACCGCAAAGGAGTTGTCCCTGGTCGGTGGGCCAGGAAGAAGTAACGCCATTGCTGAGCGCTTCTCCAA GTATCAGAAAGCTGCAGAGgagataaatacaaataaaaggaAAGGA GGATTTGACGGCGCATCGTCCTCCCAGCGCACCAGCAACCTTAGTGCGTTGAAGAAGCGCTGGGAGCAAGCAGGGAACGGCGGCCGGCAGGACAAGACTCCATTCATCTCGGCGCCCATAAACAATCAAAGCACATTTCCTGTCGTGGCTAGAGCGTCTTCCGTCAGCGAGCCACCCCGTTCAAAGAGCCCAGTGGTCTGGCGGCCTCCTCGAGAAGATCCGCCTAGCATCCCTGTCAGCGATCCAGTCTTCACGCCCCCAGCGTCTCCACGAGCGGAAGATCGGAGTGGGATGGACAAAGATGCGCCGATGTACAGCGAAGCACTCGAAGAGCCTGACGAACAAGTTCCGACCAGCCCCCGTGAACAGCAAAAAGTGCCACTCAACAATCTGAAGATGAAGTTTGAGAAGACAGACACCTCACTCAAG GATTACAGGTCGACAAGACAAAGTGCCTCGTCGGAAGACATGGAGCAAACATCTG TGTGTGACCGCGTGCTGGAGAAGATGTCACTGAGGGAGAAGCTGGCAAAATACTCTGCTGCTGTGTCCAAACAAAGCAACGCCAAATCT GCTGTGACCCCAGAAGTGCTTCCCTCCAAAATATCTCTATCTGCAATTCATAAAGTGATACCTGAAACCGAGTGCAATG GTGATGGCAGCAGTGAGATCTCAAAACCATCCAGG AAGTTCTGCCCTCCAGCCAAGGAAACATGCTTTGCTTGTCAGAAGACGGTGTATCCTCTGGAGAGATTGGCGGCTCTTCAGCACATCTACCACAAAAGTTGCTTCCGCTGTGTCCATTGTAGCACAAAGCTCAG CCTAGGCAACTTTGCCTCCCTGCACGGCAACGTGTACTGCAAGCCACATTTCAGTCAACTGTTTAAAGCCAAGGGCAATTACGACGAGGGTTTCGGCCACCGGCCTCACAAGGAGCTGTGGGCGCCTCGCAAGGACGGAGAAGAGGGCGAAGAGGAGGTGGCAAAGTCCCCAGAGCAACTACTGGAAGCGGCAAGGAGGAGAACCGAGTCAATCGAGAGCATGTCGGACAAGCAACTGACCCCGACTTCTGAGGAATCATCACCGGCAGTCAAAGTCACCGACCTCGCCGCCCATCTGGAAACTCGGTTGCATACGGCCGGCAGCTCTGCGGAGAAGCCGGCCGAGACACGCAGGTTGAGGATCGCCTGGCCGCCCCCCGCCGGCGAGTCCGCCCTCGGCGCAGGCTTGCGCAGCCCGGCCTTCGAGGGGAGCACCGCGGGACGAGCCTGGAGGGCCAAGTGGCCCCCAGAGGACGATTCTCTGTCCTCGGCTTCGTCATCTCACAGTGTCGAGCGTGCGGAATTGACGAGCTTGAGGAGGAGCTCTTCCCTAAGGGAGCGCTGTCGGCCCTTCACGGCTGCCCAGCCGAGCCTGGAAGCCACCGCCATTCCCAGGGAGCCTCGTCGGCCTCTCAAGGCGCTACAGCAATGGAGAGAGTCCCTGGAGGAAAAAAGCTCATCTCAAGAAAGAAAGGCAGACGAGAAAGTGGAGGAGctacagaggaagagagagaagagTGAAAAGCAAATCGCTAGGGAAGTAGTCAGTCAAAGCAGCCTGGATGATGTCACGGAGACCGACCATCAATACGGTGAACCTGCACAGGAAGGAAGCCCACTGGCTAATAACCGCTCCCGGAGCATCTCTCCTGACACCTCGGCGTCCCCATCACCGCCCGCGCAGCCCAAACAGAATCGCACCTTACAGGACGTCGGCTTCTGGGACGAGGAGAAAGTCGAGAGCGACGCAGAGGATAAAGTCGAGAGCGACGCAGAGGATGAAGTCGAGAGCGACGCAGAGGATAAAGTCGAGAGCGACGCAGAGGAGCTGACGGCGGaagacatcatcaaaaagaacCGTTACTACGACGACGATGAAAACTGA
- the spryd3 gene encoding SPRY domain-containing protein 3 yields MDDINLHYRFLNWRRRIREIREVRPVRYRERLKRMLRDGDVLRYQGNSDEVGCFVAARPLSKRKRYFEVTIVDTGVRGMIAVGLVPQLYKLDHQPGWLPNSVAFHADDGKLYNGNTVGQQFGPKCCRGDRIGCGISLESDDGQLTVFFTKNGKEVGRLDVPAAEALYPAVGMHSLGEEVLLDLHAEWRMEDDDGLMIVDSHEDDWGRLHDIRVSGTLLEYTGKGKSIVDVGLAQALRPLNTRFHYYELEITDAGEKCYIALGLARKDYPKNRHPGWSRGSIAYHADDGKLFQGSGVGDAFGPRCFEGDLMGCGIMFPRDFSHEGGDDVDDWDLEILPQPSQVQNDLYASNDDDDEEGEDMEGTKVTVFFTRNGKVMGRREVALPVGGFYPTIGMMSNGEKVKVDLHPLSG; encoded by the exons ATGGACGACATCAACCTCCATTATCGCTTTTTGAACTGGAGAAGGCGAATACGAGAAATTCGTGAAGTACGACCAGTACGCTACCGAGAACGTCTGAAAAGAATGCTAAGGGATGGCGACGTGCTGAG GTACCAAGGAAACTCAGATGAAGTCGGCTGTTTTGTAGCGGCGAGGCCATTATCAAAAAGAAAACGCTATTTTGAG GTAACAATCGTGGATACAGGAGTGAGGGGCATGATTGCTGTCGGTTTAGTGCCTCAGCTCTACAAGCTGGACCATCAGCCGGGCTGGCTGCCAAATTCTGTGGCTTTCCATGCAGATGATGGCAA GCTGTACAACGGAAACACTGTCGGACAACAGTTTGGTCCAAAATGCTGCAGAGGAGATCGAATCGGCTGCGGAATCTCCCTGGAATCTGATGATGGACAGTTGACTGTGTTTTTTACCAAGAATGGAAAAGAA GTTGGCAGATTGGACGTGCCGGCCGCCGAGGCTCTCTACCCTGCTGTAGGAATGCATTCGCTGGGCGAGGAAGTGCTGCTGGACCTGCACGCCGAATGGAGGATGGAGGATGATGACGGTCTGATGATAGTGGACAGCCATGAAGATGACTGGGGGCGCCTCCATGACATTAGAGTGTCTGGCACT CTGCTGGAGTACACGGGCAAAGGGAAGAGCATCGTGGACGTGGGCTTGGCTCAGGCCCTTCGGCCCCTCAACACGCGCTTCCACTACtacgagctggagatcacggacGCCGGCGAGAAGTGTTACATCGCCCTGGGCCTGGCGCGCAAG GATTATCCTAAAAACAGACATCCAGGTTGGAGCAGAGGGTCCATTGCGTATCACGCTG ATGACGGCAAGTTGTTCCAGGGCAGCGGTGTCGGCGACGCCTTCGGCCCACGTTGCTTCGAAGGGGACCTCATGGGCTGCGGCATCATGTTTCCACGAGACTTCAGCCATGAGGGCGGAG ATGATGTGGATGATTGGGACCTGGAAATATTGCCGCAGCCCAGCCAGGTTCAGAACGACTTGTACGCGAGCAatgacgatgacgacgaggaGGGGGAAGACATGGAGGGAACTAAGGTCACG GTGTTCTTCACCCGCAATGGAAAGGTGATGGGGCGTAGGGAGGTGGCCTTACCGGTAGGAGGCTTCTACCCCACTATCGGCATGATGAGCAACGGCGAGAAGGTTAAAGTGGACCTGCACCCCCTCAGCGGCTGA
- the LOC133162561 gene encoding insulin-like growth factor-binding protein 3: MLLCVNVLGLLFLQPLLSSSRPLTTPSRGCPGCKGKPSQIYMPADLNGTALTVGEPCGVYTLSCASGLRCAPAPNDPRPLRTLLEGRGVCSNISVISWTERSQSADPAPTENPAEAPCRKLLTTLIRGLDSHLFKSHHDIYMPNCDKRGFFRKKQCWSSRGKQRGQCWCVDESGMPVTSQKHKGLTC, translated from the exons ATGCTTCTGTGTGTGAACGTGCTTGGGCTGCTTTTCCTGCAGCCACTTCTTTCCAGCTCAAGGCCGCTAACTACGCCATCCAGAGGATGTCCCGGCTGCAAAGGAAAGCCTTCGCAAATCTACATGCCGGCAGATTTGAATGGCACTGCTCTGACCGTTGGTGAGCCATGTGGGGTCTACACACTGAGCTGTGCCAGCGGTCTGCGTTGTGCACCTGCGCCGAACGACCCCCGGCCCCTCCGCACCCTGCTGGAGGGCAGGGGCGTCTGCAGCAACATTAGCGTCATCAGCTGGACGGAGAGGAGCCAGAGCGCAG ATCCCGCACCTACCGAGAATCCGGCGGAG GCCCCATGTCGAAAGCTGCTAACCACACTTATCAGAGGCCTTGATAGCCATTTATTCAAGTCCCATCATGATATCTACATGCCCAACTGTGACAAACGTGGCTTCTTCAGAAAGAAGCAG TGTTGGTCCTCTCGAGGTAAACAACGCGGTCAGTGCTGGTGTGTGGATGAGAGTGGCATGCCGgtgacatcacaaaaacataaaGGCTTGACTTGCTGA
- the LOC133162560 gene encoding phosphatidylinositol 5-phosphate 4-kinase type-2 gamma-like, whose translation MSSPSATRVPHKRKTKKKHFVQQKVEVFRAGEPVSSVLMWGVNHSINDLSQVPVPVMLLPDDFRANSKVKVNHHLFNKENLPGQFKFKEYCPQVFRNLRERFGIEDQDFQVSLARSPPLKDQEGRCEGLLLTSYDRTLVVKEISSEEVAEMHNFLLEYHQYVVTSHGSTLLPQFLAMYRVTVESEDTYLLVMRNMFSHRLHVHKKYDLKGSLVSREATLKEKVKELPTYKDMDFMNNMQKIYVCDEVKESVMGKLNRDIEFLVRMKIMDYSLLLGIHDVEKAEREEEELESSDGEEEQDESSHSALPSSTSPEGIAGYMNSFKPMGPGEFDPYVDVYAIESAVGAPRREVYFMGLIDVLTQYDTKKKAAHAAKAVKHGAGAEISTVHPEQYGKRFKEFIAKIFA comes from the exons ATGTCCTCTCCGAGCGCAACACGCGTCCCTCACAAGCGGAAGACCAAGAAGAAGCACTTCGTGCAGCAGAAAGTGGAAGTGTTCCGAGCAGGGGAGCCCGTGTCCAGCGTGCTCATGTGGGGGGTCAACCACTCG ATCAACGACCTGAGCCAAGTGCCCGTGCCGGTTATGCTCCTTCCGGATGACTTCCGAGCCAacagcaaagtcaaagtcaaccaCCACCTCTTCAACAA AGAGAATCTGCCAGGTCAGTTTAAATTCAAAGAGTACTGTCCGCAAGTCTTCAGGAACCTGCGTGAGCGCTTTGGCATTGAGGACCAGGATTTTCAG GTGTCACTGGCGCGCAGTCCGCCCCTCAAAGACCAGGAGGGAAGATGCGAAGGCCTGCTGTTGACCTCATATGACCGCACTTTGGTGGTCAAAGAAATCTCAAGCGAGGAGGTGGCCGAGATGCATAACTTCCTTTTGGAGTATCACCAG TATGTTGTCACCTCTCACGGCTCCACGCTGCTCCCGCAGTTCCTGGCTATGTACAGAGTCACGGTTGAGAGTGAAGATACCTACCTGTTGGTCATGAGGAACATGTTCAGTCACAGATTGCATGTACACAAGAAGTACGACCTCAAG GGCTCCCTGGTGTCTCGAGAAGCAACTTTGAAAGAGAAG GTCAAGGAGCTTCCCACCTATAAAGACATGGATTTTATGaacaacatgcaaaagatttaCGTGTGTGATGAAGTGAAGGAGAGTGTCATGGGCAAGCTTAACAGAGATATTGAG TTCCTGGTGCGTATGAAGATCATGGACTACAGCCTCTTGCTGGGTATCCATGATGTGGAGAAGGCTgagcgggaggaggaggagttagAGTCGTCCGATGGCGAAGAAGAGCAAGATGAAAGCAGCCATTCTGCGCTTCCATCCTCCACCTCACCTGAAGGCATCGCTGGCTACATGAACTCATTCAAGCCCATGGGCCCGGGGGAGTTCGACCCATACGTGGACGTGTACGCTATAGAGAGCGCTGTAG GCGCACCGCGGAGGGAAGTGTATTTCATGGGTCTGATTGATGTGCTGACGCAGTACGACACAAAGAAGAAAGCGGCTCACGCGGCCAAGGCTGTGAAACACGGG GCGGGAGCAGAAATCTCCACAGTTCATCCGGAGCAGTATGGGAAGCGTTTCAAGGAGTTCATCGCAAAGATATTTGCCTAG
- the LOC133162348 gene encoding arf-GAP with GTPase, ANK repeat and PH domain-containing protein 1-like: MSQADNPQKRTTYLISLTLVKVEALPEDVAGKQEEKEGGGSPKEKEEVRHAPKEQEPCGGPQVSGKESTQVEEVEHVKYGSPNEKWGKAERRDHKDIVPVAKSKDPALIHPPLRQMVKVYSGSSFETTVRREGPRNEASRPKTEVYREPPRLFLKGENGGELNNRSRCSLPFSVPPQVSQRPEVMMRSHAGANSWRESREANRNLYHSAKTLERRDNRIGEQSPLMATTTLGPYRASWADSDGRGTLIRPAAPLSGGYSGIMNRENTHEDRFKVSLVTPVTCDANRPQRKATSRTLDNSDLHCLSEDGRRAKEGQGGTIQRAPARDRKMLKFISGIFSKSAAVPSNVSTASALYPAAERGSSEEEAPCTSSQEWTITQTVQELHLAVLGGLCSGKSALVHRHLTGSYLSLENAEGRQYIKDVLIDAQSHLLIIREETELPGAQFASWLDAVILVFSLENEASFQEVYKIYHQLAVHRPVIEIPFVVVGTQDKISSSNPRVIDDARARQLCSDVRRCTYYETCATYGLNVNRVFTDAAQKIMAAKKQAALLASCKSLPNSPSHSGGSTPVSGVFPGQASNGGQSSDYSSSLPSTPVISHKEIVRSARGEKLDSGTPGSVRSATRRRTARFSGRRGSDAARRSADYKGDVGSGRFIPIKQGFLLKRSGNSLNKEWKKKYVTLSSDGILSYHSNVNDYMLNAPGKEMDLLRVTVKVPGKRPPRAIPTGGPPVGLNGRVKDVQGSEGVSLVPVSAGSLLQVDDMEGMGGTIFLRSNRGVQRCSSNVSNHAQSVDSAVEGVSSSSSTKDVGSTSPVEDRKKHRRKKSMNQKGDANIGQADAKRKMWKLKSFGSLRNVSKTDEENNDFLIVSSSGQTWHFEAQSVEERDSWVQAIESQILASLQLCESSKNKARKNSQSEAVALQAIRNAKGNNFCVDCDAPNPTWASLNLGALICIECSGIHRNLGTHVSRVRSLDLDDLPRELTLVLSAIGNHMVNCIWEARTMGHRKPPPDATREERESWIRAKYEQKLFVAPLPPPTPNEGPDITLSGRLLLAAMEHNLPRLLLLLAHCTKEDINGPPSMALSSRSLLALRLPGSALHAACQQADVVMTQLLVWYGCDLQYRDAQGQTALTLARMAGSRECADILLQYGCPNEASPSLATTAAFSSANNPGFPVGMAPNLTVATTLKISHRGGGASFSYSTSRKAVS, from the exons ATGAGCCAAGCAGACAACCCACAGAAACGCACCACCTATCTCATCTCCCTCACTTTGGTGAAGGTTGAGGCTTTGCCAGAGGATGTAGCTGGGAAGcaagaggagaaggaggggggagggagccccaaagagaaggaggaggtgAGACATGCACCAAAAGAGCAGGAACCATGTGGTGGTCCACAAGTGTCGGGTAAAGAGAGCACACAAGTGGAAGAAGTGGAGCATGTCAAGTATGGCAGCCCCAATGAGAAGTGGGGGAAAGCTGAGAGGAGAGACCACAAAGACATTGTCCCAGTCGCTAAAAGCAAGGACCCGGCTCTTATCCACCCCCCGCTGAGGCAAATGGTGAAGGTGTACAGCGGCAGCAGCTTCGAGACCACCGTACGTAGAGAGGGGCCTCGCAACGAAGCCTCGCGTCCCAAGACGGAAGTCTACAGGGAGCCTCCCAGGCTCTTCTTAAAGGGTGAAAACGGAGGTGAGCTCAACAACCGCTCACGTTGCAGCCTCCCCTTTTCAGTACCGCCTCAGGTCAGCCAGCGTCCCGAAGTCATGATGAGATCGCACGCAGGGGCAAACTCCTGGAGGGAAAGCCGAGAAGCCAACAGAAACTTATATCACTCTGCCAAGACTCTGGAGCGGAGGGATAACCGGATCGGGGAGCAGTCCCCCTTAATGGCCACGACAACTCTGGGGCCTTACAGGGCGTCTTGGGCCGACAGCGACGGTAGAGGGACGCTCATTCGTCCCGCCGCTCCCCTCAGCGGAGGCTATTCCGGAATCATGAACAGGGAGAACACTCACGAGGACAGATTTAAGGTTTCCTTGGTTACGCCGGTTACCTGCGATGCCAACCGGCCCCAGAGAAAAGCCACCAGTCGCACCCTGGATAACAGCGACCTACATTGCCTCTCCGAGGACGGCAGGAGAGCGAAAGAGGGCCAAGGTGGAACAATCCAGAGAGCTCCTGCCCGTGACCGCAAGATGCTCAAGTTCATTAGTGGGATTTTCTCCAAAAGTGCAGCTGTGCCCTCAAATGTCAGCACCGCATCTGCCCTGTATCCCGCAGCGGAGAGGGGCTCCAGCGAGGAGGAGG CGCCATGCACCAGCAGCCAAGAATGGACCATCACTCAAACCGTACAAGAACTTCACTTG GCCGTGTTGGGAGGCCTGTGCAGTGGGAAGTCAGCGCTAGTCCACAGACACTTGACAGGAAGTTATCTATCACTGGAGAATGCAGAGG GACGTCAGTACATTAAGGATGTCTTAATTGATGCACAGAGCCACTTGTTGATCATCAGAGAAGAGACTGAACTCCCAGGAGCCCAG TTTGCCAGCTGGCTAGACGCGGTTATTCTGGTCTTCAGTTTGGAAAACGAAGCCAGCTTCCAGGAAGTGTACAAGATCTACCATCAGCTTGCAGTCCATCGGCCTGTCATCGAGATACCTTTCGTGGTCGTTGGCACACAGG ATAAGATCAGTAGCAGCAACCCCAGGGTCATCGACGACGCCCGGGCCAGGCAGCTCTGCTCAGATGTGCGCCGTTGCACCTACTACGAAACATGCGCCACCTACGGCCTCAACGTCAACAGGGTCTTCACTGATG CTGCTCAGAAGATTATGGCTGCCAAGAAGCAAGCTGCTTTACTGGCTTCCTGTAAATCTCTTCCAAACTCTCCTAGTCACTCTGGAGGCTCCACTCCAGTGTCTGGTGTCTTTCCAGGACAG GCAAGTAACGGGGGGCAGAGTAGCGATTACTCCTCATCACTTCCCTCCACCCCCGTAATCAGCCATAAAGAGATTGTCAGGTCGGCGAGAGGGGAGAAACTGGACAGCGGCACTCCCGGATCAGTCCGCAGTGCCACCCGTAGACGCACGGCACGCTTTTCG GGTCGAAGAGGCAGCGATGCAGCCAGGCGAAGTGCAGACTACAAAGGAGACGTGGGAAGCGGGCGTTTTATTCCCATCAAGCAG GGTTTCTTGCTCAAGCGCAGTGGGAACTCACTCAACAAAGAATGGAAGAAGAAATATGTCACCCTCTCCAGTGATGGCATCCTCTCATACCACTCCAACgtcaat GACTACATGCTGAACGCCCCCGGGAAAGAAATGGATCTGCTGAGAGTGACGGTGAAGGTGCCAGGAAAGCGTCCGCCTCGTGCCATACCCACCGGTGGGCCTCCGGTCGGGCTCAACGGGAGGGTCAAAGATGTGCAGGGGTCGGAGGGGGTCAGCTTGG TTCCCGTCAGTGCCGGCAGCCTCCTGCAAGTGGATGACATGGAGGGGATGGGCGGCACCATCTTCCTGAGGAGTAACAGAGGCGTGCAGCGATGTTCCTCCAACGTCTCCAACCACGCTCAAAGCGTCG ACTCTGCAGTTGAGGGCGTGTCCAGCTCCTCGTCCACCAAAGACGTAGGCTCCACGTCCCCAGTGGAGGACAGAAAGAAGCATCGCAGGAAGAAGAGCATGAACCAGAAAGGCGACGCCAACATTGGCCAAGCAGACG CCAAGCGCAAAATGTGGAAACTAAAAAGCTTTGGAAGCTTGAGGAATGTAAGCAAAACAG atGAAGAAAACAATGACTTCCTGATTGTGTCGAGTTCTGGCCAGACGTGGCATTTTGAAGCCCAAAGTGTGGAGGAGAGAGATTCCTGGGTGCAGGCCATCGAGAGTCAGATCTTGGCCAGCTTGCAGTTGTGTGAGAGCAGTAAGAACAAg gctCGCAAGAATAGCCAGAGCGAAGCCGTGGCTCTGCAAGCCATTCGCAACGCAAAAGGAAACAACTTCTGCGTGGACTGCGATGCTCCCA ATCCCACGTGGGCCAGTTTGAACCTCGGTGCCCTCATCTGCATCGAGTGTTCTGGGATCCACCGGAACTTGGGGACTCACGTTTCGCGCGTTCGCTCTCTCGATTTGGACGATCTGCCACGAGAGCTGACGCTGGTTCTGAGTGCCATTGGCAACCACATGGTTAACTGTATATGGGAGGCACGCACCATGGGCCATCGTAAACCCCCGCCTGATGCTACCCG agaggAACGAGAGTCGTGGATTCGGGCCAAATATGAGCAAAAACTCTTTGTGGCACCATTGCCCCCTCCCACTCCCAATGAGGGTCCTGACATCACATTGTCCGGCCGTCTTCTGCTGGCTGCGATGGAGCACAACCTCCCCAGACTGCTGCTCCTTTTGGCCCACTGCACTAAGGAGGACATCAACGGCCCTCCCAGCATGGCGCTCTCCTCCCGGTCCCTCCTGGCGCTGCGGCTACCCGGCTCTGCCCTTCATGCTGCCTGTCAGCAGGCCGACGTGGTGATGACCCAGCTTCTCGTTTGG TATGGCTGTGACCTGCAGTACAGGGATGCACAGGGCCAAACAGCGCTGACCCTGGCTCGCATGGCGGGCAGCCGGGAGTGCGCCGACATCCTGCTGCAGTACGGATGTCCCAATGAGGCCTCTCCTTCCCTCGCCACAACCGCCGCATTCTCATCGGCAAACAACCCAGGCTTCCCGGTCGGCATGGCCCCGAACCTCACGGTCGCCACGACGCTCAAGATCTCGCACAGAGGCGGCGGCGCAAGCTTCAGCTACAGTACGTCGCGAAAAGCCGTGTCATAA